One Vigna unguiculata cultivar IT97K-499-35 chromosome 7, ASM411807v1, whole genome shotgun sequence genomic region harbors:
- the LOC114191019 gene encoding probable UDP-N-acetylglucosamine--peptide N-acetylglucosaminyltransferase SEC isoform X1 has translation MISVQGDNHAHNRHHYHHQPQLPGSADTSRPQFTGDRVEPFSVKQEPASLTLLPLRGHESNEVDEDMHLSLAHQMYKSGNYKQALEHSNTVYERNPLRTDNLLLLGAIYYQLHDFDMCVAKNEEALRIEPHFAECYGNMANAWKEKGNIDLAIRYYLIAIELRPNFADAWSNLASAYMRKGRLNEAAQCCRQALTINPLMVDAHSNLGNLMKAQGLVQEAYSCYLEALRIQPTFAIAWSNLAGLFMESGDFNRALQYYKEAVKLKPSFPDAYLNLGNVYKALGMSQEAIACYQHALQTRPNYGMAYGNLASIYYEQGQLDMAILHYKQAVACDPRFLEAYNNLGNALKDVGRVEEAIQCYNQCLTLQPNHPQALTNLGNIYMEWNMVAAAASYYKATLNVTTGLSAPYNNLAIIYKQQGNYLDAISCYNEVLRIDPLAADGLVNRGNTYKEIGRVTDAIQDYIRAIAVRPTMAEAHANLASAYKDSGHVEAAVKSYKQALILRPDFPEATCNLLHTLQCVCCWEDRDKMFKEVEGIIRRQINISVLPSVQPFHAIAYPLDPMLALEISRKYAAHCSVIASRFALPAFTHPAPIPIKREGGYERLRLGYVSSDFGNHPLSHLMGSVFGMHNRKNVEVFCYALSANDGTEWRQRIQSEAEHFVDVSAMSSDSIAKMINEDKIHILVNLNGYTKGARNEIFAMQPAPIQVSYMGFPGTTGATYIDYLVTDEFVSPLRYAHIYSEKIVHLPHCYFVNDYKQKNQDVLDPNCPHKRSDYGLPEDKFIFACFNQLYKMDPEIFNTWCNILKRVPNSALWLLRFPAAGEMRLRAYAAAQGVQPDQIIFTDVAMKNEHIRRSSLADLFLDTPLCNAHTTGTDILWAGLPMVTLPLEKMATRVAGSLCLATGLGEEMIVSSMKEYEERAVSLALNRPKLQALTSKLKAVRMTCPLFDTTRWVRNLERSYFKMWNLHCSGQRPQHFKVTENDLECPYDR, from the exons ATGATCTCCGTGCAGGGCGACAACCATGCCCACAACCGTCACCACTACCATCACCAGCCTCAGCTTCCTGGCTCCGCCGACACTTCTCGGCCGCAGTTCACCGGGGATCGCGTCGAGCCCTTCTCCGTTAAGCAGGAACCCGCGTCGCTCACTCTTCTACCGCTACGCGGTCATGAATCTAACGaag TCGATGAAGATATGCACTTGTCTCTTGCACATCAAATGTACAAGAGTGGCAATTATAAGCAAGCCCTAGAACACAGCAATACTGTCTACGAGAGAAATCCGCTCCGTACTGACAACTTACTACTCCTGGGTGCAATTTATTATCAG TTACATGATTTTGATATGTGTGTTGCAAAAAATGAAGAAGCACTGAGGATTGAACCACACTTTGCTGAGTGTTACGGGAATATGGCTAATGCCTGGAAG GAGAAAGGAAACATTGACCTTGCAATTCGCTACTATTTGATTGCAATTGAG CTCCGTCCCAATTTTGCTGATGCATGGTCAAATCTAGCTAGTGCATACATGCGAAAAGGAAGACTCAATGAAGCAGCCCAGTGCTGTCGTCAAGCACTTACTATTAATCCtttaatg GTTGATGCCCATAGCAACTTGGGTAATTTAATGAAAGCTCAAGGCTTGGTGCAAGAA GCCTACAGTTGTTATCTTGAGGCACTGCGCATTCAACCCACCTTTGCTATTGCATGGTCAAATCTTGCTGGTCTGTTCATGGAGTCTGGTGATTTCAACAGAGCCCTTCAGTATTACAAG gaagCAGTTAAATTAAAACCTTCCTTCCCTGATGCATATTTGAACCTTGGGAACGTCTACAAG GCTTTAGGGATGTCTCAAGAAGCTATTGCGTGTTATCAGCATGCTCTTCAGACACGACCAAACTATGGCATGGCTTATG GAAATTTGGCCAGTATATATTATGAGCAAGGTCAACTGGACATGGCAATTCTACACTACAAGCAAGCCGTTGCATGTGACCCCAGATTTTTGGAAGCTTACAATAACTTG gGTAATGCTCTAAAAGATGTTGGCAGAGTGGAAGAAGCAATTCAGTgctataat CAATGTCTTACATTACAGCCTAACCACCCACAAGCATTGACCAATCTTGGAAATATCTACATGGAATG GAACATGGTAGCTGCTGCTGCTTCATACTATAAAGCTACACTTAATGTAACAACTGGATTGTCTGCTCCTTATAACAACCTTGCCATAATCTATAAGCAGCAG GGGAATTATTTAGATGCCATATCATGCTACAACGAAGTCCTCCGCATTGATCCCTTGGCAGCTGATGGGCTAGTAAATAGAGGCAATACATACAAGGAGATTGGCAGAGTTACTGATGCTATCCAGGATTATATACGTGCCATTGCTGTCAGGCCAACCATGGCTGAAGCCCATGCAAATTTGGCTTCTGCTTATAAAGATAG TGGACATGTAGAGGCTGCTGTAAAGAGCTACAAGCAGGCTCTGATTCTGCGTCCCGACTTCCCCGAAGCAACTTGCAATCTACTACATACACTTCAG TGTGTCTGCTGTTGGGAGGATCGTGATAAAATGTTCAAGGAAGTTGAAGGGATAATCAGGAGGCAGATTAAT ATATCCGTTCTTCCTAGTGTCCAGCCTTTCCATGCAATAGCATATCCACTTGACCCGATGCTTGCTCTGGAAATTAG CCGTAAATATGCTGCACACTGCTCTGTAATTGCATCTCGTTTTGCTCTTCCTGCATTCACCCATCCTGCTCCTATTCCAATCAAGCGGGAAGGAGGATATGAAAGACTGAGGCTTGG GTATGTGAGTAGTGACTTCGGTAATCACCCTTTGTCACATCTCATGGGATCTGTTTTTGGTATGCACAACCGGAAGAATGTTGAG GTATTCTGCTATGCATTGAGTGCAAATGATGGTACTGAATGGAGGCAACGTATTCAGTCTGAAGCAGAACACTTTGTGGATGTGTCTGCCATGTCATCTGATTCAATTGCAAAAATGATCAACGAGGATAAGATACATATCCTTGTCAACCTCAATGGTTATACAAAG GGTGCCAGAAATGAGATATTTGCTATGCAACCTGCACCAATTCAAGTTTCATATATGGGATTTCCTGGAACAACTGGGGCTACTTATATAGATTACTTGGTCACTGATGAG TTTGTTTCTCCACTACGATATGCACACATTTATTCTGAGAAGATTGTCCATCTCCCCCATTGCTACTTTGTAAATGATTATAAACAG AAAAATCAGGATGTGTTAGATCCAAACTGCCCACACAAACGATCAGATTATGGTCTACCAGaggataaatttatatttgcaTGCTTCAATCAACTTTACAAAATGGATCctgaaatatttaatacatg GTGCAATATTCTTAAACGGGTACCCAACAGTGCACTCTGGCTCTTGAGATTTCCAGCAGCTGGAGAAATGAGACTGAGAGCAT ATGCTGCCGCACAAGGGGTACAGCcagatcaaattatttttacagatGTTGCAATGAAGAACGAACACATCAGACGGAGCTCTTTAGCTGACTTATTCCTTGACAC GCCTTTATGCAATGCACATACGACAGGAACGGATATACTGTGGGCAGGTTTGCCGATGGTTACTCTACCTCTTGAGAAAATGGCTACTAGGGTTGCTGGGTCACTCTGCCTTGCCACTGGACTGGGGGAGGAGATGATTGTGAGCAG CATGAAAGAGTATGAAGAAAGAGCAGTATCCTTGGCTCTGAATCGGCCGAAGCTTCAAGCTCTTACTTCTAAGCTTAAAGCTGTACGCATGACGTGCCCTCTGTTTGACACAACCCGCTGG GTGAGGAATCTTGAGAGatcatatttcaaaatgtgGAATCTGCATTGCTCCGGTCAACGCCCACAGCATTTCAAGGTCACTGAAAATGATCTCGAATGCCCTTACGACAGATAG
- the LOC114191019 gene encoding probable UDP-N-acetylglucosamine--peptide N-acetylglucosaminyltransferase SEC isoform X2 has product MESGDFNRALQYYKEAVKLKPSFPDAYLNLGNVYKALGMSQEAIACYQHALQTRPNYGMAYGNLASIYYEQGQLDMAILHYKQAVACDPRFLEAYNNLGNALKDVGRVEEAIQCYNQCLTLQPNHPQALTNLGNIYMEWNMVAAAASYYKATLNVTTGLSAPYNNLAIIYKQQGNYLDAISCYNEVLRIDPLAADGLVNRGNTYKEIGRVTDAIQDYIRAIAVRPTMAEAHANLASAYKDSGHVEAAVKSYKQALILRPDFPEATCNLLHTLQCVCCWEDRDKMFKEVEGIIRRQINISVLPSVQPFHAIAYPLDPMLALEISRKYAAHCSVIASRFALPAFTHPAPIPIKREGGYERLRLGYVSSDFGNHPLSHLMGSVFGMHNRKNVEVFCYALSANDGTEWRQRIQSEAEHFVDVSAMSSDSIAKMINEDKIHILVNLNGYTKGARNEIFAMQPAPIQVSYMGFPGTTGATYIDYLVTDEFVSPLRYAHIYSEKIVHLPHCYFVNDYKQKNQDVLDPNCPHKRSDYGLPEDKFIFACFNQLYKMDPEIFNTWCNILKRVPNSALWLLRFPAAGEMRLRAYAAAQGVQPDQIIFTDVAMKNEHIRRSSLADLFLDTPLCNAHTTGTDILWAGLPMVTLPLEKMATRVAGSLCLATGLGEEMIVSSMKEYEERAVSLALNRPKLQALTSKLKAVRMTCPLFDTTRWVRNLERSYFKMWNLHCSGQRPQHFKVTENDLECPYDR; this is encoded by the exons ATGGAGTCTGGTGATTTCAACAGAGCCCTTCAGTATTACAAG gaagCAGTTAAATTAAAACCTTCCTTCCCTGATGCATATTTGAACCTTGGGAACGTCTACAAG GCTTTAGGGATGTCTCAAGAAGCTATTGCGTGTTATCAGCATGCTCTTCAGACACGACCAAACTATGGCATGGCTTATG GAAATTTGGCCAGTATATATTATGAGCAAGGTCAACTGGACATGGCAATTCTACACTACAAGCAAGCCGTTGCATGTGACCCCAGATTTTTGGAAGCTTACAATAACTTG gGTAATGCTCTAAAAGATGTTGGCAGAGTGGAAGAAGCAATTCAGTgctataat CAATGTCTTACATTACAGCCTAACCACCCACAAGCATTGACCAATCTTGGAAATATCTACATGGAATG GAACATGGTAGCTGCTGCTGCTTCATACTATAAAGCTACACTTAATGTAACAACTGGATTGTCTGCTCCTTATAACAACCTTGCCATAATCTATAAGCAGCAG GGGAATTATTTAGATGCCATATCATGCTACAACGAAGTCCTCCGCATTGATCCCTTGGCAGCTGATGGGCTAGTAAATAGAGGCAATACATACAAGGAGATTGGCAGAGTTACTGATGCTATCCAGGATTATATACGTGCCATTGCTGTCAGGCCAACCATGGCTGAAGCCCATGCAAATTTGGCTTCTGCTTATAAAGATAG TGGACATGTAGAGGCTGCTGTAAAGAGCTACAAGCAGGCTCTGATTCTGCGTCCCGACTTCCCCGAAGCAACTTGCAATCTACTACATACACTTCAG TGTGTCTGCTGTTGGGAGGATCGTGATAAAATGTTCAAGGAAGTTGAAGGGATAATCAGGAGGCAGATTAAT ATATCCGTTCTTCCTAGTGTCCAGCCTTTCCATGCAATAGCATATCCACTTGACCCGATGCTTGCTCTGGAAATTAG CCGTAAATATGCTGCACACTGCTCTGTAATTGCATCTCGTTTTGCTCTTCCTGCATTCACCCATCCTGCTCCTATTCCAATCAAGCGGGAAGGAGGATATGAAAGACTGAGGCTTGG GTATGTGAGTAGTGACTTCGGTAATCACCCTTTGTCACATCTCATGGGATCTGTTTTTGGTATGCACAACCGGAAGAATGTTGAG GTATTCTGCTATGCATTGAGTGCAAATGATGGTACTGAATGGAGGCAACGTATTCAGTCTGAAGCAGAACACTTTGTGGATGTGTCTGCCATGTCATCTGATTCAATTGCAAAAATGATCAACGAGGATAAGATACATATCCTTGTCAACCTCAATGGTTATACAAAG GGTGCCAGAAATGAGATATTTGCTATGCAACCTGCACCAATTCAAGTTTCATATATGGGATTTCCTGGAACAACTGGGGCTACTTATATAGATTACTTGGTCACTGATGAG TTTGTTTCTCCACTACGATATGCACACATTTATTCTGAGAAGATTGTCCATCTCCCCCATTGCTACTTTGTAAATGATTATAAACAG AAAAATCAGGATGTGTTAGATCCAAACTGCCCACACAAACGATCAGATTATGGTCTACCAGaggataaatttatatttgcaTGCTTCAATCAACTTTACAAAATGGATCctgaaatatttaatacatg GTGCAATATTCTTAAACGGGTACCCAACAGTGCACTCTGGCTCTTGAGATTTCCAGCAGCTGGAGAAATGAGACTGAGAGCAT ATGCTGCCGCACAAGGGGTACAGCcagatcaaattatttttacagatGTTGCAATGAAGAACGAACACATCAGACGGAGCTCTTTAGCTGACTTATTCCTTGACAC GCCTTTATGCAATGCACATACGACAGGAACGGATATACTGTGGGCAGGTTTGCCGATGGTTACTCTACCTCTTGAGAAAATGGCTACTAGGGTTGCTGGGTCACTCTGCCTTGCCACTGGACTGGGGGAGGAGATGATTGTGAGCAG CATGAAAGAGTATGAAGAAAGAGCAGTATCCTTGGCTCTGAATCGGCCGAAGCTTCAAGCTCTTACTTCTAAGCTTAAAGCTGTACGCATGACGTGCCCTCTGTTTGACACAACCCGCTGG GTGAGGAATCTTGAGAGatcatatttcaaaatgtgGAATCTGCATTGCTCCGGTCAACGCCCACAGCATTTCAAGGTCACTGAAAATGATCTCGAATGCCCTTACGACAGATAG
- the LOC114190376 gene encoding germin-like protein subfamily 1 member 13 isoform X2: MKVVQFLVVLLALASSVAFAYDPSPLQDFCVAINDTKTGVFVNGKFCKDPKLAYADDFFYRGLGAGDTANPLGSKVTAVTVNEILGLNTLGISLARIDFAPKGLNPPHTHPRGTEILVVLEGTLYVGFVASNQNDNRLFTKVLNKGDVFVFPIGLIHFQQNVGYGNAVAIAALSSQNPGVITIANAVFGSKPPISDDVLAKAFQVDVKIIDYLQKQFWYNNS, from the exons ATGAAGGTTGTTCAGTTCCTTGTTGTTCTATTGGCTTTGGCATCCTCTGTTGCCTTTGCTTATGATCCAAGCCCTCTGCAAGATTTCTGTGTGGCTATCAATGACACCAAAACCGGTG TGTTCGTGAATGGAAAGTTTTGCAAGGATCCAAAGCTTGCTTATGCTGATGATTTCTTCTATCGTGGATTGGGAGCAGGCGACACTGCGAATCCGTTAGGTTCAAAGGTGACAGCGGTGACTGTGAATGAAATATTAGGTTTGAACACACTTGGCATATCGTTGGCTCGCATAGATTTTGCACCCAAGGGTTTGAACCCTCCCCACACGCACCCTCGAGGAACAGAGATTCTTGTAGTTTTGGAAGGTACCCTTTACGTTGGTTTTGTGGCGTCCAACCAGAACGACAACAGGTTATTCACCAAAGTGTTGAACAAAGGTGATGTGTTTGTGTTCCCCATTGGTCTCATTCACTTCCAGCAAAACGTTGGTTATGGAAATGCTGTGGCCATTGCTGCTCTTAGCAGCCAAAACCCTGGTGTTATCACTATTGCAAATGCTGTGTTTGGGTCTAAGCCTCCCATCTCTGATGATGTTCTCGCCAAAGCTTTTCAAGTTGACGTCAAGATTATCGACTACCTTCAGAAGCAATTCTGGTACAACAATAGCTAG
- the LOC114190376 gene encoding germin-like protein subfamily 1 member 13 isoform X1 → MKVVQFLVVLLALASSVAFAYDPSPLQDFCVAINDTKTGGIYGVFVNGKFCKDPKLAYADDFFYRGLGAGDTANPLGSKVTAVTVNEILGLNTLGISLARIDFAPKGLNPPHTHPRGTEILVVLEGTLYVGFVASNQNDNRLFTKVLNKGDVFVFPIGLIHFQQNVGYGNAVAIAALSSQNPGVITIANAVFGSKPPISDDVLAKAFQVDVKIIDYLQKQFWYNNS, encoded by the exons ATGAAGGTTGTTCAGTTCCTTGTTGTTCTATTGGCTTTGGCATCCTCTGTTGCCTTTGCTTATGATCCAAGCCCTCTGCAAGATTTCTGTGTGGCTATCAATGACACCAAAACCGGTGGTATATATGGcg TGTTCGTGAATGGAAAGTTTTGCAAGGATCCAAAGCTTGCTTATGCTGATGATTTCTTCTATCGTGGATTGGGAGCAGGCGACACTGCGAATCCGTTAGGTTCAAAGGTGACAGCGGTGACTGTGAATGAAATATTAGGTTTGAACACACTTGGCATATCGTTGGCTCGCATAGATTTTGCACCCAAGGGTTTGAACCCTCCCCACACGCACCCTCGAGGAACAGAGATTCTTGTAGTTTTGGAAGGTACCCTTTACGTTGGTTTTGTGGCGTCCAACCAGAACGACAACAGGTTATTCACCAAAGTGTTGAACAAAGGTGATGTGTTTGTGTTCCCCATTGGTCTCATTCACTTCCAGCAAAACGTTGGTTATGGAAATGCTGTGGCCATTGCTGCTCTTAGCAGCCAAAACCCTGGTGTTATCACTATTGCAAATGCTGTGTTTGGGTCTAAGCCTCCCATCTCTGATGATGTTCTCGCCAAAGCTTTTCAAGTTGACGTCAAGATTATCGACTACCTTCAGAAGCAATTCTGGTACAACAATAGCTAG